The Amycolatopsis sp. DG1A-15b genome contains the following window.
AACGGTGAGCAGGACGACAACACGCCGCCCGCGTGGGGACGGCACCTCGCCGCGCAGCTTCCCGGTGCCCGCTACCTCACGGCCGACGGCGACCACGCGCTCTACCTGGACGGGAACCCCTGCGTCCGCGCCCACGTGCACCGCTACCTGACGACGGGCCGGTTGCCATCGCCCACTGCGTCCTGTGTTCAGTGACGCGACATTAGTGTGTCGGCATGAGACACCTGCGGGAAGCGCTGTTGGTGGTCGTGACCACGGCTCTGCTCGTCGGATTCACGCTGGGGGAGGGGCAGGCGGCGAGCGTGGAGCTGGTCCTGGTCAGTCTCGCCGTCTGCCTCCCGCTGCCGCTGCGGCGGAGATTGCCGGTGACCACGGCGATCCTGACCGCCACGGTGTCGGTGTTCGGCAGCGTGCTCCCGGGCTGGCCGGGGCGGCTGGTGGCGATGGCGGCGTTGTGCTGTGCCGCCTACTACCGGCCGCTGCGGCTGCCGTGGGTCCTGGTCGTCTCCGTGGTCTGGATGCTCGGCTACGGGGCGGTGGCGCAGAAGATGGGCGCGGTCGCCGACCTGGTCGTCCTCGGCGTGGCGCTGCCGGCGGTCGGGTACGCGCTGCGGCTGCAACGCGACCGGGCCAGGCAGGCGGTCGAGCTGCGCCTCGCCGAGACGGACCGCCTGGCCGCCGAGGACCGTGCCCGGCTGGCCAGGGACGTGCACGACAGCGTCGGCCATCATCTGACCGCGATCCGGCTGCAGGCCATGGCCGGCCGCCGGGCGCTGGCCGGCACTTCCACGCTCGCCGACCGCGTTCTCGGCACCATCGACGACCTGTCGTCGTCGGCGCTGGGCGAGGTGCGTGCCCTGCTGACCACGTTGCGAACGGCGCCGGGCCTCGCCGAGGTGGGGGACCTGGTCCGCCGGCTGTCCGATCAGGACAGGCGGATCACGGTGCATGGTAAGGCGGTCCCGCTGCCGTCCACCGTCGACCACGCCGCTTACCGTGTCGTGCAAGAAGCACTGACCAACGCCGTGCGGCACACCGACGCCACCGAGATCGAGGTGTGCCTGCGACACGACCGGCACGGAATGGAGATCACCGTCACCGACAACGGTACCGGCACCGGCGAAGTCGTCGAAGGGTACGGCATCCGCGGCATGCGCGAGCGGGTCCGCGCACTCGGCGGCACGACGTCGATCGGCCCTCGGCACCCGCACGGCTGGTCGGTCCGGGCGAGGATCCCGGCATGATCCGCGTGCTGATCGCCGACGACCAGGAACCGGTACGCGAGGCGCTGCGACTGGTCCTCGACGGCGAACCGGACATCGAGGTGGTCGACGAGGCGGCCAACGGCGCCGAGGCGGTGCGGAAGGCGTTATGGCGGCGGCCGGACCTCGTGGTCATGGATCTCCGCATGCCGCATCTGGACGGGGTCGCCGCCATCCGCCGGCTCGCGAACTCAGAGCTCGCTCCTCGCGTGCTCGCGTTGACGACCTTCGACCTGGACGAGTACTTGTTCGGCGCATTGCGAGCCGGAGCGGCCGGGTTCCTGCTCAAGGACAGCGAACCCGAACTGCTGCTGGCCGCGGTCCGCGCACTGCACACCGGGCACGGGTTGATCGACCCCCAGGTGACCGGACGGTTGATCAGCCGCTTCGCCGCGTTGTCCCCCAACACGCCGACGCACGAGCTGGACCTGCTCACCCCACGCGAACACGAGGTGCTGCGGCTCATCGCCCGGGGGTTGAGCAACGCCGAGATCGCCGAAACGCTGGTGATCGAACAGGGCACGGTGAAGACCCACGTCGCACGGGTGCTCGGCAAACTGGGCCTGCGTACGCGGGTACACGCGGTGATCTACGCCTACGAACACGGACTCGTCGACTAGGTGTGCTGCTGCTTCCGGTCGTTGACACCCCGGGATGGAGTTGGTCTTGGACAGTTTGACCAGACCCTGATCGGGCCAGAGAGCCAGATGCCGAGGTCTTTGACCATCGTCGAAGGGCATTGCCCGGATAGAACTGTCGTTGTGACGGAAGACATAGGAGGCGGCTTCATGCCCCTGACTTGCTTGGATGCAAAGTCGGTGGAGTTGTAAAAGGGTAGGGAGGGGCGAGCCGCTCGCGAACTACAAGCGTGTGGTGGCGGCGGTCCGGCGGATCACGGATCCGGCTCCCGGTGGTCTGGGGATCGGTCAGCGTTCGGTGACGGTGTCGACGGTCGGGTTGGCGCCGGCGATCCGCAAGCTGGCGGACGAGAAGATGCAGGTGCGGCTGGCGGTGTCGTTGCACACGCCGGACGACGAGCTGCGGGACACGTTGGTGCCGGTGAACGAGCGCTGGTCGGTGGACGAGGTGCTGTCGGCTGCGCGGTACTACGCCGACACTTCCGGGCGCCGGGTGTCTATCGAGTACGCGTTGATCCGGGACATCAACGACCAGCCGTGGCGGGCGGAGCTGCTGGCGAAGCGGCTGCGGAAGCACTTGGGTCAGCTGGTGCACGTGAACGTGATTCCGTTGAACCCGACGCCGGGTTCGAAGTGGGATGCGTCGCCGAAGCCGGTGGAGCGGGAGTTCGTGCGGCTGGTGAATGCCGGGGGAGTAGCGTGCACGGTGCGTGACACGCGCGGCCAGGAGATTGCCGCGGCCTGTGGCCAGCTGGCTGCCGAAGGCTGAGTTGTTCGTTTCGATGATGGAGTGTTTGCCGTGATGTATGCCCCCAGCCTGTTGGATCCGGCTGCGGAGGAGCTTCGGCTCGCGGACGTGTGCGGCCGTGGTGCGACCGAGGTTGCCCGCGAGGCGCGGACGTTGCTGGGTGAGCGGTTCAGCTCGGTGACGTTCATGTACGTGCTGATGCGGGCGTTCGAGGTGGAGTACACGGCGGCGTGTGACGCTTCGCGGTGGCACGAGTTCCACGGTGGACCGCGGGCGCTGTCGGACGCTGACCTGGAGAAGCTGCTCGCTCCCTGGCTCGGTCGCTGACCAGCTGCGCTCGGCGTCGCCGGCGCGTTACCAGGATAGGGGCGTCGACTCGCTGTCGGCGTTCGATCACTCATCCGGCGGTGTCGGCGAGCTCGACCTCTGCCGGCGCAAGCCCCCGCCTAAGAGTGCCAGCGTCGCCGCTGAGGGCTGCAACCTCATTCTCCTCCCGTGGGGTCGTGAACCTGGGACTTCCCGCGCAGACGTAACCGCGGTATGTCCTGCCTTTGACCTCCTCGCACAGAGGTTGGAACCGAGCCGGGTGGAGACCGCGAAACCGCGGGACCACGACGTCTTCGTAGAGGCTTCGCGAAATCACCAGCACGACCTCCTCGCCGGTGCGGTCGGCCAGGGCTTCCCGCGCGAGCGCCGTGTCGAGTAGCCGGCAAGCCACGACAAGCGCATCGCCGACGGGACCGAAGGCGCCGCCAGTCAATGCCCCGTGATGCATCGAAACGCGCACGCGTAGCCGGGGTCGGTCGGGACGTCTGAGCTCCTTGGCCAGCTCGTGCGTGAATTCCGCCACGACGCGAGAAACGTCCGTGCCGGGAGGCAGCACCGCAACCTCGCCGTCTCCTGTCGATTGCCGCAACCATTTGGTACGAAGGAGCCGCGCACGCCTGGCAGCCTGGCCGAGAACCTTCTTCAGTCGCGTGACGACGGCAGCCTGCTCGAGAATTCCCAATCGGGAGAATCCTTCGACGTCGACGGCTACTACGAGCGCGTATACGAGTTGCCCTTCGCGAAGCATGTTCCACCTCGGCAATGTCCGTGTGACCGGCCTTCGATTGAACATCTGCGAGCCGTCCCAATGCCACAGTGGTGGACGCAAAGAGACGAACCCGGCCTCGGAACGCGCAAAAGTGGGACAACATGAGACAGATCCGCCCGACTTGGGACACGATGTAACCATGTCCCGCGCTCAGCCAGGCCGTTCCGACGAAGTCGACCCGTCGAACGCAGCGACCGTCACGCAACTGGCGGCCCTGCTCAGGCGGTGCCGGCTGCGAGCCGGCAACCCGGGCCTCCGCGAGATCTAGCGGCTCGGCAAGCGGCGCGGTAATGCGTTACCCCGCTCGACAGTGGCCGGGGTTCTGAGCGGCCAGCGACGGCCGCGACGCGACCTGATGCTGGCCTTACTCGACGTGTTCGGCGTCCCCGACACGCACATCGGCTCCTGGGCTTCCGCATGGGAGAGGGTCGTGGCCGGACAGCCGGACGAGATCGACGTAGATTCAGATTCCATCTCCGAAGCAGCAGATGAGTACGATATCTGGCGTTTTCCGGAGAACGAGCCAGTGATAATCACCTGTGGACAGATCCCGGACG
Protein-coding sequences here:
- a CDS encoding sensor histidine kinase → MRHLREALLVVVTTALLVGFTLGEGQAASVELVLVSLAVCLPLPLRRRLPVTTAILTATVSVFGSVLPGWPGRLVAMAALCCAAYYRPLRLPWVLVVSVVWMLGYGAVAQKMGAVADLVVLGVALPAVGYALRLQRDRARQAVELRLAETDRLAAEDRARLARDVHDSVGHHLTAIRLQAMAGRRALAGTSTLADRVLGTIDDLSSSALGEVRALLTTLRTAPGLAEVGDLVRRLSDQDRRITVHGKAVPLPSTVDHAAYRVVQEALTNAVRHTDATEIEVCLRHDRHGMEITVTDNGTGTGEVVEGYGIRGMRERVRALGGTTSIGPRHPHGWSVRARIPA
- a CDS encoding response regulator transcription factor, encoding MIRVLIADDQEPVREALRLVLDGEPDIEVVDEAANGAEAVRKALWRRPDLVVMDLRMPHLDGVAAIRRLANSELAPRVLALTTFDLDEYLFGALRAGAAGFLLKDSEPELLLAAVRALHTGHGLIDPQVTGRLISRFAALSPNTPTHELDLLTPREHEVLRLIARGLSNAEIAETLVIEQGTVKTHVARVLGKLGLRTRVHAVIYAYEHGLVD